Proteins from a single region of Chryseomicrobium sp. FSL W7-1435:
- a CDS encoding NAD-dependent epimerase/dehydratase family protein, with product MANKELNIVITGANGFIGNNLLSQLKNQGYSNLSLITRNTSNEHINSILKETNFVYHLAGINRPIKEEEFEIGNRGFTQQIIDCLIEVNNIVPIVVTSSKQAASENAYGLSKKAAEEAVEKYAKENKIECGIYRLPNVFGKWSKPNYNSAIATFCYNIARDLPIQVNNPNVELTLVYIDDVVNEFIKCLEGMNTLYREVPVIHKKKLGEIVELIYSFKASRENRSLPKLDNPFEKKLYSTYLSFLPEDQFSYELKMNVDHRGSFTEFIKTVDRGQVSINISKPGITKGNHWHHTKNEKFLVVSGNGVLRFRKPDEEKVIEYFVSGDKLEAVDIPVGYTHNIENLGETDMVTVMWVNEPFDPDNPDTYFLEV from the coding sequence ATGGCAAACAAAGAATTAAATATTGTTATCACCGGCGCAAACGGCTTTATTGGAAATAATTTACTGAGTCAACTTAAGAACCAAGGCTATTCAAACCTTTCACTGATTACCAGAAATACCTCCAATGAACATATAAATTCAATTCTAAAAGAGACAAATTTTGTCTATCATTTGGCAGGTATCAATCGACCAATCAAGGAAGAGGAGTTTGAAATAGGAAATAGAGGTTTTACTCAACAAATAATAGATTGTCTAATTGAAGTAAACAATATAGTGCCAATTGTAGTTACTTCCTCCAAACAAGCTGCGAGTGAGAATGCTTATGGACTTAGTAAAAAAGCAGCAGAAGAAGCAGTTGAAAAATACGCTAAAGAAAATAAGATTGAATGCGGTATCTATCGCTTACCAAATGTATTCGGTAAATGGAGCAAACCAAATTATAATAGTGCGATTGCAACATTTTGTTATAATATTGCTCGCGACCTTCCAATTCAAGTCAATAATCCGAATGTAGAACTTACTTTAGTTTATATCGATGATGTAGTAAATGAATTCATCAAATGTTTAGAGGGTATGAACACTCTTTATAGAGAAGTACCAGTAATTCATAAGAAGAAGCTTGGCGAAATTGTTGAGTTAATTTACTCTTTTAAAGCTTCACGTGAAAATAGAAGCCTTCCGAAATTAGACAATCCATTTGAGAAAAAGTTATATAGTACATATTTAAGCTTTTTACCTGAAGATCAATTCAGTTATGAGTTAAAAATGAACGTGGACCACCGAGGTTCCTTTACGGAGTTCATTAAAACTGTAGATAGAGGTCAAGTTTCTATTAACATTTCTAAACCAGGAATCACAAAAGGTAACCATTGGCATCACACAAAAAATGAAAAATTCTTGGTCGTGAGTGGGAATGGAGTTCTTCGATTCCGCAAGCCAGATGAAGAAAAGGTTATTGAGTACTTTGTAAGTGGTGATAAGTTAGAAGCTGTAGATATTCCTGTAGGTTACACACACAATATCGAAAATTTAGGAGAAACAGATATGGTGACGGTTATGTGGGTAAATGAACCATTCGATCCTGATAATCCGGACACCTATTTCTTGGAGGTTTAA
- a CDS encoding sugar transferase → MYELFKRLIDLILSGAALITLSPLFILLAVLIKVESEGPILFKQKRVGLNKTYFNILKFRTMRIDTPIDSPTHLLEKPDQYITKIGKFLRKSSLDELPQIWNIFRGEMSIIGPRPALWNQYDLIEERDKYGANDVPPGLTGWAQINGRDELPIDVKARLDGEYVEKKSLWMDTKCFLLTILSVLKSDGVVEGVSTENIEKEK, encoded by the coding sequence ATGTATGAACTTTTCAAGAGACTAATCGATTTAATATTATCTGGAGCTGCATTAATTACTTTGTCACCACTCTTTATCTTATTGGCAGTGTTAATCAAAGTAGAGTCAGAAGGACCAATCTTATTTAAGCAAAAGAGAGTCGGTTTAAATAAAACATATTTTAATATATTGAAGTTCCGAACGATGCGAATTGATACTCCAATAGATTCACCGACACATTTACTGGAGAAGCCGGATCAGTACATTACGAAAATAGGCAAATTCTTACGCAAGTCCTCGTTAGATGAACTTCCTCAAATTTGGAACATTTTCCGTGGGGAGATGAGTATTATTGGGCCACGCCCAGCACTTTGGAATCAATACGATTTGATTGAAGAACGTGATAAATATGGAGCCAATGATGTACCACCTGGATTAACTGGCTGGGCGCAAATCAATGGGCGAGATGAATTGCCGATTGATGTGAAAGCCAGGTTAGATGGGGAGTATGTGGAGAAGAAAAGTTTGTGGATGGATACGAAGTGTTTCTTGTTAACAATCTTGAGTGTTTTGAAGAGTGATGGAGTTGTTGAAGGAGTCAGTACTGAAAATATTGAAAAAGAAAAGTAG
- a CDS encoding nucleoside-diphosphate sugar epimerase/dehydratase: protein MSLKRRMSALIFVDSFIVLFSIYIGYFFLYPVDNPFAQSYLLVSSLAIFIAHHAFALYFGLYKKVWEYASVRELMSIALAVTLSIIVVAIAQLVFTGNVMMRALIITWMLHIILIGGSRLSWRITRDNVLTPRRHTHKKRTMIIGAGSAGTMVARQLLRSFDSPLYPVAFIDDNKNRTGLEILGMPVLTDTTLLKEHVHNLDVEHIIIAIPSLDKTTSTVLKQRAIDTGAKVQAMPLIEDLLTGKVSVSDIKDVKIEELLGREEIELDLNAISEKITNKTILVTGAGGSIGSEICRQVLRFNPSKLLLLGHGENSIYLIDMELKEKVPQGTEIIPVIADVQDRERIFEIVQNYKPDVIYHAAAHKHVPLMESNPAEAVKNNIYGTKNVAEAADTFGVGHFVLVSTDKAVNPPNVMGATKRFAEMIVQNLAKTSKTKFAAVRFGNVLGSRGSVVPLFKKQIAAGGPVTVTDPEMTRYFMTIPEASRLVIQAGTLAKGGEVFVLDMGEPVKIVDLAKNVIQLSGYTVEEIGIKFSGIRPGEKMYEELLDPAEIQQGFVFPKIHIGRATPIVATELNYVLEKLPTMDEGQIKAVLVGLANRKNVGSLMERKKVVEPSVLVKV, encoded by the coding sequence TTGTCGTTAAAGCGCCGAATGTCTGCGTTGATTTTCGTGGATTCGTTTATTGTCTTATTTTCTATTTATATTGGTTATTTTTTCTTATACCCAGTAGATAATCCCTTTGCACAAAGTTACTTGCTTGTAAGCTCCTTGGCCATCTTCATAGCGCACCATGCATTCGCCTTATACTTTGGTTTATACAAGAAGGTTTGGGAATATGCCTCTGTTCGTGAATTGATGTCCATTGCTTTAGCAGTAACCTTATCGATCATTGTCGTAGCAATAGCCCAACTCGTATTTACGGGCAATGTAATGATGCGAGCGTTGATTATCACGTGGATGCTTCACATCATCTTAATCGGTGGTTCACGATTATCTTGGCGTATCACGCGGGACAATGTCTTAACTCCTAGAAGACATACCCATAAAAAACGCACGATGATCATTGGAGCTGGCTCTGCGGGAACCATGGTGGCACGTCAATTGCTACGTAGCTTTGACTCACCACTTTACCCAGTAGCGTTTATCGATGATAACAAAAACCGTACAGGTCTTGAAATCTTAGGGATGCCGGTATTAACCGATACGACATTGCTGAAAGAACATGTACATAATCTAGACGTTGAGCATATCATCATTGCGATTCCGTCACTGGATAAGACCACTTCAACGGTACTCAAACAACGTGCCATTGACACAGGCGCTAAGGTCCAGGCTATGCCACTTATTGAAGATCTTCTTACTGGGAAAGTATCTGTAAGTGATATTAAAGACGTTAAGATTGAAGAGTTGCTCGGTCGTGAAGAGATTGAACTGGATCTTAATGCGATTTCAGAAAAGATTACGAACAAGACCATCCTGGTAACAGGAGCTGGTGGTTCCATCGGGTCTGAGATTTGTCGCCAGGTGCTTCGTTTTAATCCGTCTAAGCTGTTGCTTCTCGGACACGGTGAGAATTCGATTTACTTAATAGACATGGAATTGAAAGAAAAGGTTCCTCAAGGGACAGAAATTATACCGGTAATTGCCGACGTGCAGGACCGTGAACGTATCTTTGAAATCGTTCAGAATTACAAGCCAGATGTGATTTACCACGCAGCTGCACACAAGCATGTGCCTCTGATGGAATCCAATCCTGCAGAAGCAGTGAAGAACAATATTTACGGGACAAAGAATGTCGCAGAAGCGGCAGATACATTTGGAGTCGGTCACTTTGTACTGGTTTCTACAGACAAGGCGGTTAACCCACCAAACGTCATGGGTGCAACTAAGCGCTTCGCTGAGATGATTGTGCAGAATTTAGCGAAAACAAGTAAGACGAAGTTCGCAGCTGTGCGATTCGGCAATGTACTTGGTTCTCGCGGTTCGGTAGTACCGCTGTTTAAGAAGCAGATAGCTGCAGGTGGACCTGTAACGGTTACAGACCCTGAAATGACGCGCTACTTCATGACCATTCCAGAAGCTTCAAGACTTGTTATTCAAGCTGGAACGCTCGCTAAAGGTGGCGAAGTGTTTGTGCTAGATATGGGTGAGCCGGTGAAGATTGTAGATCTTGCGAAAAATGTCATTCAGTTGTCGGGTTATACGGTTGAAGAGATTGGTATTAAGTTCTCGGGGATTCGACCAGGCGAAAAAATGTACGAAGAACTTCTTGATCCGGCAGAGATTCAACAAGGCTTTGTGTTCCCGAAAATTCATATTGGGCGAGCGACTCCGATTGTGGCGACAGAGCTCAATTATGTGTTGGAGAAGTTGCCGACGATGGATGAGGGGCAGATCAAGGCGGTTCTTGTAGGACTTGCTAATCGGAAGAATGTTGGGAGTTTGATGGAGCGGAAGAAGGTTGTGGAGCCTTCGGTTTTGGTAAAGGTGTAA
- a CDS encoding glycosyltransferase family 4 protein — protein MKKKSSGKVKILVVCQYYYPEPFRITDICEELVRRGHKVTVLTGLPNYPEGEIHPEYKFGKNRNETINGVQVKRVLEIPRGKSKAQLFLNYFSFALSGSIKSLNLKKDFDVIFVNQLSPVFMTIPAIVYKKVYNKKLFLYCLDLWPASLASGGISQENSIYKIIKKISKWIYQSADGIAVTSKMFIRYFDQDLKVDTNKISYLPQYAEDLFGEDNTNNKLNNDFNLVFAGNVGVMQSVETIVEAAKILKENNKIIFHIVGDGTSLEGCKALATLYELDNVIFYGRKPITDMPNYYNMADVMLLTLKKDDLISYTLPGKVQSYMAAGKPIVASIDGEGQRLINEANCGYASEAENPKLLAENILKMSTDAKMDLLGINSLNYYRKEFNKQKFMDSLESELILLGDSNV, from the coding sequence TTGAAAAAGAAAAGTAGTGGAAAAGTGAAAATATTAGTTGTTTGTCAATACTATTATCCGGAGCCATTTCGTATCACTGATATATGCGAAGAGTTGGTGCGTAGAGGTCACAAAGTAACAGTGTTAACAGGTTTACCAAATTACCCTGAAGGAGAAATTCATCCGGAATATAAATTTGGTAAAAATAGAAATGAAACTATTAATGGAGTTCAAGTCAAACGAGTTTTAGAGATACCTAGGGGTAAATCTAAAGCTCAATTGTTTCTTAACTACTTTAGTTTCGCATTAAGCGGAAGTATTAAAAGTTTAAATTTAAAAAAAGACTTTGATGTTATTTTTGTAAATCAATTATCGCCTGTTTTTATGACTATACCTGCTATAGTTTACAAAAAAGTATATAATAAAAAGCTATTTCTTTATTGTCTGGATTTATGGCCTGCTAGTTTGGCTTCTGGTGGTATCAGTCAAGAAAACAGTATATATAAGATTATAAAAAAAATTTCTAAATGGATTTATCAATCGGCTGATGGAATAGCGGTAACGTCTAAAATGTTCATCAGATATTTTGACCAAGATTTGAAAGTGGATACTAATAAAATCAGTTATCTACCTCAATATGCTGAGGATCTTTTTGGAGAAGATAACACTAATAATAAACTAAACAATGATTTTAACCTAGTTTTTGCAGGCAACGTAGGTGTAATGCAAAGTGTAGAAACTATCGTTGAAGCAGCTAAGATTTTAAAAGAGAATAATAAAATCATATTTCACATTGTAGGTGATGGCACATCATTAGAAGGATGTAAGGCCTTAGCTACTTTGTATGAATTAGATAATGTGATTTTTTACGGTAGAAAGCCTATAACAGATATGCCTAATTACTATAATATGGCTGATGTAATGCTATTAACTCTGAAAAAAGATGATCTAATATCTTATACTCTGCCGGGTAAAGTTCAGTCGTACATGGCAGCAGGAAAACCCATTGTTGCAAGCATTGATGGGGAGGGGCAGCGTTTAATTAATGAAGCTAATTGTGGGTATGCTTCAGAAGCAGAGAATCCTAAATTATTAGCAGAGAATATTTTAAAAATGAGCACGGATGCTAAGATGGATTTACTTGGGATTAATTCATTAAACTATTATAGAAAAGAGTTTAATAAACAAAAATTTATGGACTCATTAGAAAGTGAACTTATATTATTGGGGGATTCAAATGTTTAA
- the wecB gene encoding UDP-N-acetylglucosamine 2-epimerase (non-hydrolyzing), which produces MKKLKVMTVVGTRPEIIRLSAVINKLEESNAIEHILVHTGQNYDYELNEVFFKDFNLKKPDYFLNAATGTAVETVGNILIKIDPILEKVKPDAFLVLGDTNSCLCAIAAKRRQIPIFHMEAGNRCFDQRVPEETNRKIVDHVADINLTYSDIAREYLLREGLPADRIIKTGSPMFEVLNSRKEEIANSDVLKRLKLEEGKYFLVSAHREENISSNKNFMNLVETLNTIAEKYQYPIIISTHPRTMKMIEEKGVKFHNLVQTLKPLGFIDYNKLQINSKAVLSDSGTISEESSILKFKALNIREAHERPEAMEEAAVMMVGLEKERILQGLEILETQDMDTLRLVADYSMPNVGDKVIRIIISYINYVNKVVWSNEK; this is translated from the coding sequence GTGAAGAAACTAAAAGTAATGACGGTAGTTGGTACGAGACCAGAAATCATTCGTTTATCAGCAGTCATCAATAAATTAGAAGAATCAAATGCAATTGAACATATTCTAGTTCACACAGGTCAGAACTATGACTATGAATTGAATGAAGTTTTCTTTAAAGACTTTAACTTGAAAAAGCCTGATTATTTCTTGAATGCAGCTACAGGTACTGCTGTTGAAACTGTTGGAAATATCTTGATTAAGATTGACCCGATTCTTGAAAAAGTGAAACCAGATGCATTTTTAGTGTTGGGCGATACGAATAGTTGTCTATGTGCTATTGCGGCGAAACGTCGCCAGATTCCAATATTCCATATGGAAGCAGGAAATCGTTGTTTCGATCAGCGTGTTCCTGAAGAAACAAACCGTAAAATTGTTGATCATGTAGCAGATATCAACCTTACTTATTCAGACATTGCACGCGAGTATTTATTACGTGAAGGTTTACCAGCTGATCGCATTATTAAAACTGGTAGTCCTATGTTTGAGGTTTTGAATAGCCGTAAGGAAGAAATTGCGAATTCAGATGTATTAAAACGCTTAAAACTAGAAGAGGGTAAATACTTTTTAGTATCTGCACACCGGGAAGAAAATATTTCTTCTAATAAGAACTTTATGAACTTGGTTGAAACATTAAATACAATCGCTGAGAAGTATCAATATCCAATTATCATCAGTACGCATCCTAGGACGATGAAGATGATTGAAGAAAAAGGGGTTAAATTCCATAATCTTGTTCAAACATTAAAGCCGTTAGGGTTTATTGATTATAATAAATTACAAATTAATTCTAAAGCAGTTTTAAGTGATAGTGGAACGATTAGTGAGGAATCTTCGATTCTTAAATTTAAGGCTTTAAATATTCGTGAGGCTCATGAGCGACCAGAAGCTATGGAGGAAGCAGCCGTTATGATGGTGGGGCTTGAGAAAGAGCGGATCTTGCAGGGACTTGAGATTTTGGAAACTCAAGACATGGATACGCTTCGATTAGTGGCGGATTATTCTATGCCTAATGTTGGAGATAAGGTAATTAGGATTATTATATCTTATATTAATTATGTGAATAAAGTTGTTTGGAGTAATGAAAAATGA
- a CDS encoding polysaccharide biosynthesis protein, protein MFKNKTLLITGGTGSFGNAVMNRFLHTDVKEIRIFSRDEKKQDDMRKKYNDDKLKFYLGDVRNVDSLKDAMYGVDYVFHAAALKQVPSCEFFPMEAVKTNIIGTDNVVTTAVEAGVKKVICLSTDKAAYPINAMGISKAMMEKVFVAKANKVDSEKTLICGTRYGNVMASRGSVIPLFIEQIKAGKDLTVTDPGMTRFLMSLEDAVELVVFAFKNAEAGDIMVQKSPASTIGELATALKELFNVDNKVRVIGTRHGEKTFETLLTREEHVVAQDMGDFYRVPADKRDLNYDKYFVEGDQKLSSEHEYNSHNTHRLSITEIKEKLLALDYVQEELRKWQTKN, encoded by the coding sequence ATGTTTAAAAATAAAACATTATTAATTACTGGTGGGACTGGATCATTTGGTAATGCTGTAATGAACCGCTTCTTACATACAGATGTTAAAGAAATTCGTATATTTTCCCGTGATGAAAAGAAACAAGATGATATGCGCAAAAAATATAATGATGATAAATTAAAGTTTTATCTGGGTGATGTACGGAACGTTGATAGCTTAAAAGATGCGATGTATGGGGTTGATTACGTATTTCATGCTGCTGCATTAAAACAAGTTCCATCTTGCGAATTCTTTCCAATGGAAGCTGTGAAAACGAATATTATTGGAACGGATAATGTAGTAACTACTGCAGTTGAAGCAGGTGTTAAAAAAGTGATTTGCTTATCTACAGACAAGGCCGCTTACCCTATCAATGCTATGGGAATTTCAAAAGCAATGATGGAAAAAGTATTTGTGGCAAAAGCAAATAAAGTGGATTCAGAGAAGACATTAATTTGTGGTACGCGTTATGGAAACGTAATGGCATCACGCGGATCAGTTATTCCTTTGTTTATAGAACAAATCAAGGCTGGAAAAGATTTAACGGTGACAGATCCAGGGATGACTCGATTTTTAATGAGTTTAGAAGATGCGGTTGAGCTTGTTGTTTTTGCCTTCAAAAATGCAGAAGCAGGAGATATCATGGTTCAGAAGTCACCAGCATCAACAATTGGAGAATTGGCAACTGCATTAAAAGAGTTATTTAATGTAGACAATAAAGTTCGCGTAATTGGAACTCGACATGGTGAAAAGACATTTGAAACATTACTGACTCGTGAAGAGCACGTAGTTGCACAAGATATGGGTGACTTTTATCGCGTCCCAGCAGATAAGCGCGATTTAAACTATGATAAGTATTTTGTAGAGGGTGATCAAAAACTTTCATCAGAACATGAATATAATTCTCACAATACACATCGATTATCAATAACAGAGATTAAAGAGAAATTGTTGGCTCTCGACTATGTTCAAGAGGAGTTACGCAAATGGCAAACAAAGAATTAA
- a CDS encoding CpsB/CapC family capsule biosynthesis tyrosine phosphatase produces MIDIHSHIIWGVDDGPSTKQEAMELIRLAAKEGIEQIIATSHALHPNFHADITEVEQKLQELQQMSDEERLGITLYRGHEVRITEDLVEQIRTKQIAPLHTSTYVLVEFPSGTVPLFTREILRQLVQAGYRPVIAHPERNKVFASNTKKLRELIEAGAFAQVTAGSVSGDFGKEIQRISLKMIDEGLIHCYGSDVHDKKVRAFSFDKGLSYLESKNRQDMVEYFLENNERILQNKNLLIIERKVSFIKEKFAFLSKK; encoded by the coding sequence ATGATCGATATCCATTCCCACATTATTTGGGGCGTAGATGATGGACCATCTACAAAACAAGAAGCAATGGAGCTTATTCGATTGGCAGCAAAAGAGGGAATTGAACAGATCATCGCGACTTCGCATGCACTGCATCCCAATTTTCATGCAGATATAACTGAAGTAGAACAAAAACTACAAGAGCTACAACAAATGAGTGACGAGGAGCGACTCGGGATCACGCTCTATAGAGGACATGAAGTTCGCATTACAGAAGATCTAGTGGAACAGATTCGTACCAAACAAATAGCGCCTCTTCATACATCTACATATGTTTTAGTAGAGTTTCCATCAGGGACGGTGCCGCTATTCACTCGTGAGATATTGCGTCAGCTAGTACAAGCTGGGTATAGACCGGTCATCGCTCATCCAGAGCGCAACAAAGTATTCGCGAGCAACACGAAGAAACTTCGAGAGTTGATTGAAGCTGGGGCTTTTGCGCAAGTGACGGCGGGCAGTGTATCAGGAGACTTTGGAAAAGAGATTCAACGAATCAGTCTAAAAATGATAGATGAAGGCTTAATACACTGTTATGGCTCAGATGTGCATGATAAAAAAGTGCGAGCGTTTTCATTTGATAAAGGACTTTCGTATCTGGAAAGTAAAAATCGACAGGATATGGTGGAGTATTTCTTGGAAAATAATGAAAGGATACTTCAAAACAAAAATCTTTTGATAATTGAACGAAAAGTCTCGTTTATAAAAGAAAAATTTGCTTTTTTATCCAAAAAGTAA
- a CDS encoding glycosyltransferase: MRIVHVEDHFDPSAGYQINELLLASKNFDDDVYLLSSTDMSPFHKLYDSKMDEAYEKKTGVKIIRLKVKFRMSSRIIMENYSKIIEDLNPDLVYLHGIGDFKDLVLWRKKKPYKIVRDCHMSWVASRNRLRKLYYIFFRLFFANKINNTNKYEKVYALGLEEWEYLNRLGVNDEKIQLLPHGYSDETMYFDYSSRVSLRKHYNINENEILISYIGKFNMYKRPDLILKMVEQLLLYNNNLKINLLFIGSKEPKYMDSVFLPKYNQLRNRVNIILDDAKEYEELYKYFSTSDICIFPKETSLSSIHAQVCGCKVIMENHKSNSERVIDKSTLFEVDDLEGASNILMNLIENHNHDRPDFIKQLKHLEYKNQFNKIKENL; this comes from the coding sequence TTGAGAATAGTACATGTTGAAGATCATTTTGATCCGTCAGCTGGATATCAAATTAATGAGTTATTATTGGCAAGTAAGAATTTTGATGATGATGTATACCTTCTCTCATCAACAGATATGAGTCCATTTCATAAATTATATGATTCAAAAATGGATGAAGCTTATGAAAAAAAAACTGGGGTGAAAATAATTCGCCTAAAAGTTAAATTTAGAATGTCATCAAGAATTATTATGGAGAATTATTCAAAGATAATAGAAGATTTGAATCCAGACCTTGTTTATTTACATGGCATTGGAGATTTTAAAGATTTAGTATTATGGAGAAAAAAAAAGCCATATAAAATTGTTAGAGATTGTCATATGTCTTGGGTAGCTTCGAGAAATAGGCTAAGAAAATTATATTATATATTTTTCAGATTATTTTTTGCTAACAAAATTAATAATACTAATAAATACGAAAAGGTATATGCTTTAGGATTAGAAGAATGGGAATATTTAAATAGGCTAGGGGTCAATGATGAAAAAATTCAACTTTTGCCTCACGGGTATAGTGACGAAACAATGTATTTTGATTATTCTTCTAGAGTAAGCCTCAGAAAGCACTATAATATTAATGAAAATGAAATATTAATATCTTATATTGGGAAATTTAATATGTATAAAAGACCTGATCTTATTCTAAAAATGGTTGAGCAATTATTATTATACAATAATAATTTGAAAATAAATTTATTATTTATTGGTTCTAAAGAACCTAAATATATGGATAGTGTATTTTTACCTAAATATAATCAATTGAGAAATAGAGTGAATATTATATTGGACGATGCGAAAGAGTATGAAGAACTTTACAAGTATTTTTCGACTTCAGATATTTGTATATTCCCTAAAGAAACATCATTAAGTTCAATCCATGCTCAAGTCTGCGGGTGTAAAGTTATTATGGAAAATCACAAATCTAATTCAGAAAGAGTAATAGATAAATCAACATTATTTGAAGTGGATGATTTAGAAGGTGCATCTAATATTCTTATGAATTTAATAGAAAATCATAATCATGATAGACCAGACTTTATTAAACAACTTAAACATTTGGAATATAAAAATCAATTTAATAAAATTAAAGAAAATTTATAA
- a CDS encoding capsular biosynthesis protein produces the protein MRKKICLVSLGNLYLSPYIEKYLENIDCDYDLIYWNRHGLKEDNQNAKKIYSFDYELTEDKGKIMKLIGYIKFKNFMTRILNENQYSGIILLQTSVGILLLSILKRSYKKKYILDIRDYTMEKNPLFLKIIKWLVKNSAYSIISSDGFKNFLPEHEYILVHNDIALDTNKFIELKNEERSEKQINISCIGLIRFHDQNIKVIDKFKNDERFRLKFIGTGALALKEYCYKVKALNVELVDRFPTEETLRYYLNTDLINNLYGNNSPLLDHALSNKLYYAAKLKIPILVSPKTHMASVVSKYGLGFVFDLDDYDSANDLYEFYESINRKDFEMNCEKFLTKVNAENELFKRTVSKFVEDLK, from the coding sequence ATGAGAAAAAAAATTTGTTTGGTTTCCCTTGGCAATCTTTATTTAAGTCCTTATATTGAGAAGTATTTAGAAAATATTGATTGTGACTATGATCTTATATATTGGAATAGGCATGGACTCAAAGAGGATAACCAAAATGCGAAAAAGATTTATAGTTTCGATTATGAATTGACCGAAGATAAAGGGAAAATTATGAAGTTAATAGGTTATATAAAATTTAAAAATTTTATGACTCGAATTCTAAATGAAAATCAGTATAGTGGAATAATTCTTCTTCAAACAAGTGTAGGTATTTTACTTTTATCAATACTTAAAAGGAGTTACAAAAAAAAATATATATTAGATATTAGAGATTATACTATGGAAAAAAATCCATTGTTCTTAAAAATAATTAAATGGCTAGTGAAAAACTCAGCATACTCTATTATATCTTCAGATGGTTTTAAGAATTTTTTGCCAGAACATGAATATATACTTGTTCATAATGATATTGCTTTAGACACTAATAAGTTTATTGAACTTAAAAACGAGGAGAGAAGCGAGAAACAAATTAATATTTCATGCATTGGTTTAATTAGATTTCATGATCAAAATATAAAAGTAATAGACAAATTTAAAAACGATGAAAGATTTAGATTGAAATTCATAGGTACTGGTGCTTTAGCTCTAAAGGAATATTGCTACAAAGTTAAAGCACTAAATGTAGAATTAGTAGATCGTTTCCCTACTGAAGAAACATTAAGATATTATTTAAACACAGATTTGATTAATAATTTATACGGAAATAACTCACCTTTATTAGATCATGCATTATCAAATAAATTATATTATGCAGCTAAATTAAAAATCCCAATATTAGTCTCACCAAAGACACATATGGCTTCGGTAGTTTCAAAGTATGGTTTGGGATTTGTATTTGACCTAGATGATTATGACTCTGCAAATGATTTGTATGAATTTTATGAAAGCATTAATCGGAAGGACTTTGAAATGAATTGTGAGAAATTTTTAACTAAGGTTAATGCAGAAAACGAGTTATTTAAAAGGACAGTAAGTAAATTTGTTGAAGATTTAAAGTAA